One Hemitrygon akajei chromosome 21, sHemAka1.3, whole genome shotgun sequence genomic region harbors:
- the LOC140714424 gene encoding uncharacterized protein translates to MSYSWQSHSYRTESARNMARHLGSSLPVPLPHSWARESAVSLSKRSGRGLKSSAILELTMPGSFGEGNRAVGLNEKQQMQGLNDRFAGYIEKVRQLELQNRGLEAEIAQLRQRQLSPSRLAVAFEPELGELRRLLRDVERQKAQLQLERERLAEDLHLLKGKCEDEARLREQLDVGAQLLRKEGEDGERLKLQLEKKERALAEEITLRKATHQNDVAELLSQLHASQVTVEPKEFAKADLTAALREIRAQMEGYTSANLQHTEEWFRCRFAELSEAAEINNEALQSRRQEISEYRRLLQSKSIELETVRGTKESLEKQLSDIEERHDAELMQYQDTIHQLENELKSAKWEMSHHLREYQDLLNVKMALDVEIASYRKLLEGEETRFGSIAGTFTPPSYTYRQTQSLTHTVYTPTKAKCTPSKAAPQYKFVEEIISETTKEVNMSDLEDSVLRVISESSGGKPDEEGDEDKDEMTTVEASDEEEAERRSEPNKESVGEGGTESKEGRVEGKESEKEEAPTKEENSAATMSDEEPGCGKDSEEHGTAEREATKEEAAESEETRQKESTKMEQSGTSKTIGSAEQQSQIERESSDEKMSVDRKTDKEDVMVKIESEQQKRAKAEEMNESVSQTVAQQAQTEHGDAEEERNGKEQGKEDGPQQKDELKGPSHKEACPVEAEDQKQEDKLEQEPQKPKEETKGDEKGQMQKPGKESEMQEVKFQSNEAEKTENSEWRETPNGLTKEEITADVPKEQEGKGDKKEKEISTREESEKGKRGSEERGDKSIGKVEGKVPGNAPESKSTQSGERSLEAVINGLDIKLEKDEMEGETDKKVTKTLTEIIEKCAEKTTESNEGKLSITSAVKKTVNEVDGREEKTSSSD, encoded by the exons ATGAGCTACAGCTGGCAGTCGCATTCCTACCGCACGGAGTCCGCCCGCAACATGGCTCGGCACCTGGGCTCCTCGCTGCCGGTGCCTCTGCCCCACAGCTGGGCCAGGGAAAGCGCTGTCTCTTTGTCCAAGCGCAGCGGCCGCGGCCTCAAGTCCTCGGCCATCCTGGAGCTCACCATGCCGGGTTCCTTCGGCGAGGGTAACAGGGCGGTCGGTTTGAACGAGAAGCAGCAGATGCAGGGTCTCAACGACCGTTTTGCCGGCTACATCGAGAAGGTGCGCCAGCTGGAACTGCAGAACCGGGGGCTGGAGGCGGAGATTGCGCAACTGAGACAGCGGCAGTTGTCGCCGTCGCGGCTGGCCGTTGCCTTCGAGCCCGAGCTCGGCGAGCTCCGCCGGCTGCTGCGGGACGTGGAGCGGCAGAAGGCTCAGCTCCAGCTGGAGAGGGAGCGGCTGGCAGAGGACCTCCACCTACTCAAGGGCAAGTGCGAGGACGAGGCGAGGCTCAGGGAGCAACTGGATGTAGGTGCCCAACTCCTCAGGAAGGAGGGCGAGGACGGTGAACGGCTGAAACTGCAGCTGGAAAAGAAGGAGCGGGCTCTAGCCGAAGAGATTACCCTCCGAAAGGCCACCCACCAGAACGATGTGGCTGAGCTCCTCTCGCAACTTCACGCGTCCCAGGTCACCGTGGAGCCCAAGGAGTTCGCCAAGGCCGACCTGACGGCGGCTCTGAGAGAGATCCGGGCGCAGATGGAGGGTTACACTAGCGCCAATCTTCAGCATACTGAGGAGTGGTTCCGCTGCCGGTTTGCGGAGCTTAGTGAAGCCGCCGAGATCAACAACGAAGCCCTGCAGAGCCGTCGGCAGGAGATCAGCGAATACCGCCGGCTGCTGCAGTCCAAGAGCATCGAGCTGGAGACTGTGCGCGGAACCAAGGAGTCCCTGGAGAAACAGCTGAGCGATATCGAGGAGAGACACGATGCCGAATTGATGCAGTACCAG GACACTATCCATCAGTTGGAGAACGAGCTCAAAAGCGCAAAGTGGGAAATGTCCCATCATCTGAGGGAATATCAGGATCTGTTGAATGTCAAAATGGCCTTAGACGTGGAAATCGCCTCCTACAG GAAACTGCTTGAAGGGGAAGAAACACGTTTTGGGTCCATTGCAGGGACCTTCACTCCTCCTTCCTACACCTACAGGCAAACCCAGTCCCTGACCCATACCGTGTACACCCCAACCAAAGCCAAGTGCACCCCCAGCAAGGCTGCTCCTCAATACAAATTTGTGGAAGAGATTATCAGTGAAACAACAAAGGAAGTTAACATGTCGGACCTAGAAGATTCAGTTCTCAGAGTGATCTCTGAGAGCtcaggaggaaaacctgatgaagAAGGGGATGAAGACAAGGACGAGATGACCACAGTTGAAGCCTCTGATGAAGAGGAGGCCGAAAGGAGGAGTGAGCCTAACAAAGAAAGCGTGGGAGAAGGAGGCACAGAGAGTAAAGAAGGAAGGGTGGAGGGGAAAGAGTCTGAGAAAGAGGAAGCTCCAACTAAAGAAGAAAATAGTGCAGCCACAATGTCGGATGAAGAGCCTGGCTGTGGAAAGGATAGTGAAGAGCATGGCACTGCAGAAAGAGAAGCCACCaaagaagaagctgcagaaagtgaaGAGACAAGACAGAAAGAGAGCACCAAGATGGAACAGTCTGGAACAAGCAAAACCATAGGTTCGGCTGAACAACAAAGCCAAATAGAGAGAGAAAGCAGTGAtgagaagatgtcagtggacagaaaAACAGATAAGGAAGATGTGATGGTAAAAATAGAGTCTGAGCAGCAAAAAAGAGCCAAAGCTGAAGAGATGAATGAGAGTGTGTCACAAACAGTGGCCCAGCAAGCCCAGACTGAGCATGGAGATGCTGAAGAGGAAAGGAATGGTAAGGAACAGGGTAAAGAGGACGGACCTCAACAGAAAGACGAGCTCAAAGGACCGAGCCATAAAGAGGCATGTCCTGTTGAAGCTGAAGAccaaaagcaagaggataaactAGAGCAGGAACCGCAGAAACCCAAAGAGGAGACAAAAGGAGATGAGAAAGGACAGATGCAAAAGCCAGGAAAAGAAAGCGAAATGCAAGAAGTGAAATTTCAAAGCAATGAAGCAGAGAAGACAGAAAATTCTGAGTGGAGAGAAACCCCCAATGGACTGACAAAGGAAGAGATAACAGCAGATGTCCCGAAGGAGCAGGAGGGCAAAGGAgacaagaaagagaaggaaatatCAACACGGGAAGAGAGTGAGAAAGGTAAGAGAGGAAGTGAGGAACGAGGAGATAAAAGCATTGGGAAAGTGGAAGGGAAAGTCCCAGGCAATGCTCCTGAAAGCAAGAGCAcccagtcaggagagagaagCCTAGAAGCTGTCATAAATGGGTTGGATATCAAGTTGGAGAAAGATGAAATGGAAGGCGAAACCGACAAGAAAGTGACAAAAACCTTGACAGAGATTATTGAGAAATGTGCAGAGAAAACCACTGAGAGCAATGAGGGCAAACTCTCAATTACCAGTGCAGTGAAGAAAACAGTGAATGAAGTAGATGGAAGAGAAGAGAAGACCAGCAGCTCGGATTGA